The Fusobacterium simiae genomic interval TATTTCCAGAATATTCAGATTTGTTTTCTGACACATTTGGAGTTACTTCTAAAGAACTTTTATCAAAATACCCTTTACCTGAAAATATGCTAGAAGTATCAACAAAAGAATTGACTTCTCTTTTAAATAAAGCAAGTAAAGGTAGATTTGGAATTGGAAAAGCGCAAGAAATTAAAGAATATGCTACTAAATCTTTTGGAATATCTTTTGCAAAAGAAACTTTTTCATTCCAAATAAAACAGATAATTAATCAAATTTCTTTCATAGAATCTCAATTGAAAGAACTTGAAAAAGAAATAACAAATATCTTAAAAACTTTAAATTCAGAGATAACTACTATCACAGGTATAGGAGATATTTTAGGTGCATCTATACTTGGTGAAATTGGAGATATCTCAAGATTTGAAAAAGCATCTCAATTAGTTGCTTTTGCAGGATTAGATGTAGCCATTAATCAAT includes:
- a CDS encoding IS110 family RNA-guided transposase, which translates into the protein GEFSSSSISDENIFAIRQLSRYRSSLVDECSNWKRKVITILDQVFPEYSDLFSDTFGVTSKELLSKYPLPENMLEVSTKELTSLLNKASKGRFGIGKAQEIKEYATKSFGISFAKETFSFQIKQIINQISFIESQLKELEKEITNILKTLNSEITTITGIGDILGASILGEIGDISRFEKASQLVAFAGLDVAINQSGEFTGTEMKITKRGSPYLRRSIWIAATIACFKDPALSVYYKKLIDRGKKHLTAVGAVARKMCNIIFSVLKNKKPYTPNI